From Penicillium psychrofluorescens genome assembly, chromosome: 1, one genomic window encodes:
- a CDS encoding uncharacterized protein (ID:PFLUO_001733-T1.cds;~source:funannotate), whose product MASWVALNVEPDEAIEEEVDDTKELQIEEALKLYQNALKLHAQGPEFFVQAEEAYELLLNSEIFKYPESISDFKRDASHDTQSVAALDEGVTDVIAGFNVGDATSSLFQTLYLSYKNHGQYVLDCLQESLRNAPKTPENAKELASKIAGSSKTAIGSFAEALERDDTDLHLWRQSARLGSALSSYRLVRYCLESVLADDDNRLEVRPEQLGLEEIFAEERLRGTLQSLGDRASSSQVPVKQPKKAVLKYLKQHADPYPYLPALPTDLHDVDPSKGPLAFHTSRRQITPSESTWVSVGQALLQALSNEEEAPSSAVPNTSLGITMPPKDSQTVSEMDEQEDAPKTDEVETKVENEDVDMLQTAEAGPEPEAPAPKDTEEPLESSGEYASIDKSAEKQLMESLEGQSNKPAETQAEEEDANPEESAMNGRKRSSASAANEEQPETGRMKSRRTRARESIVEGVIQADEVAFDQEKYYEDRLEVFVNNDDWMFGTLDSLFSKFGVEALGSIEKLREKTSTTDTSDPPEDIEVRLFQDFRGIIKTWNDEKSKLMHRKDDLSSLKDIHGTSKSGLAVFLEHSRKSSRKPTLEMELPSGEELYAFSDTVNGDWLHPHEVSYEWIKCLLMPEFGKETADWPVMKSSYESFIWPEGLKETVMQLLLKEDQFIYQKSCDLVTSLERRIFSSEPEAPFQYTTSDFSLLEMIQNVYELHLDKYASVDNPSSEASQDTRLAQRDCLSRWGMLARTAVSHFLDHGPAGECRQNIILRHLWTSVFHVNLSGEAQREHVLLCLQDLKHMLQSMGDPVINLVNNLIMTELSAAAIDHEVLKLKCMDFFAKVFNSETEDPVSLIEAIEPILEPSFIEYDEGPAQGNDPNHPSSNLNEMASFLDRGDATLRLFLWRRLQDSYRAIDYYPKVVSCYLRSIELIMTEIEAVKHNEEASDRRQFALLGWLKTLDGIMTKAIPLILQEAEKAYECVDMEHLHASMSAVARLARLLHSFVLYEDSVRVGQISGRDLRGALAKSLENFKERMRETYVRCWILLYTLFIEGISQNKELFDEPFEDRIHFLRSVHSALGVRSMCRYSQKRLLKLIKSELLDHKTKGDYEFDVCQVLYDLHGIKFSPFDGTTDHGCPAEKLDRPTAIMMIDFVMSQTNKMNMKDLSKSELKTTIEKMQQAIGPAKPSSQTPQLSFNRRIINTHLKTPINPANLLRAVQGVAELSTTIVPTENAKIAAKGWYFLLGHATLTKFRSQKRLTPGSTTELDDAITFFRQDLDHGSGRWETWYRLAQAFDSKLEEDITWAADKINNNRADLATTQRHAIHCYAMAVSTAVRTAEPTAETRTLLSDLYADFGLRMYSSSREPLSMGPFSLAEFDRHYSSEESQNMYKQKPFKEMSLYSVWYFASNLLKRAIGNSSKRWMAHYTLSKCLWKMFNSDDSARTTSKRVEMQDVLDALLDAITALPQRRDSRSDPIFEPHFKLVSIVHKLVVQGKLTPAEGSKTLLATPWAQKIEAPTDIQGWKTYILEVIRKFKSADKSNWHHRMSARAAHVIYDAQKDATAAAAAKQELSQIFTKTLTIQVWRPEFERPGRHFVYTTRYVYFFVGLLDQLDDRVSLDQLLRRVRKKQGDFINHTKLWEDSCLLYAKMIRRAAKIREGHEEGVFKPIGWEEFSTKTARLETLTQLVPESQALLELIRDSLELKKLNNNLMKVTMFEDLIADLYSRLYEINMPLLIEQENEENKEKMKVDHLLMAGDGPAETSTPSTSVPASDAPAPRGRTKGIARRDIQKRADTIVNLKLAPRTTTSKLTGTGDTEQPSTATAASSTTATAPTSAPRDVSKQAPTSGDMDSAQNGGPKDSADDTELSEADRQSKTAEQKLGSTPNLNKSDPASEAEDTGSGNEAADERDGDGSEDEAGNDHDNDNDNDDGDGDDDGDQVATEVETDALEGEEGDGDGDGEGGEGSNEPEDEEMQDTEAEPKPGDGDKEDKEGDSNVTEQSSEFAKSNAPVKSEDSGEPEPMDVTPSGQ is encoded by the exons ATGGCGAGCTGGGTCGCCCTGAATGTGGAGCccgacgaggccattgaggaggaggttgacGACACCAAAGAGCTTCAGATCGAGGAGGCTCTGAAGCTTTACCAAAATGCGTTGAAACTTCACGCTCAAGGTCCCGAGTTCTTCGTTCAGGCGGAGGAGGCCTACGAACTGCTTCTCAACTCGGAGATTTTCAAATATCCAGAGTCCATCTCGGATTTCAAAAGGGATGCATCGCATGACACTCAGTCTGTCGCGGCATTGGACGAAGGCGTTACGGATGTCATTGCGGGGTTCAATGTCGGCGATGCTACATCTAGTCTGTTTCAGACGCTCTACCTGTCCTACAAGAATCACGGCCAGTACGTTCTTGACTGCCTGCAAGAGTCGCTGCGGAACGCTCCCAAGACCCCGGAAAATGCGAAGGAGCTGGCAAGCAAAATTGCGGGATCTTCAAAAACCGCCATTGGATCCTTCGCGGAAGCTCTGGAGCGTGACGACACCGATCTCCACCTATGGAGACAAAGTGCTCGACTCGGCAGCGCCCTAAGCAGCTATCGCCTGGTTCGGTACTGCCTGGAAAGCGTTCTTGCCGATGACGACAACCGCTTGGAGGTACGGCCAGAACAACTAGGCttggaggagatctttgcAGAGGAGCGCCTGCGGGGCACGCTGCAGTCTCTTGGAGACagggcttcttcttctcaggTACCTGTCAAGCAGCCAAAGAAAGCGGTTTTGAAGTATCTGAAACAACATGCGGATCCTTATCCATACCTACCAGCTCTTCCCACCGATTTGCATGATGTGGATCCGTCCAAGGGCCCTCTTGCTTTCCACACATCTCGACGGCAAATCACTCCCTCTGAATCGACCTGGGTGTCAGTTGGACAAGCCCTTCTTCAGGCGCTTTCTAATGAGGAAGAGGCTCCGAGTTCTGCTGTCCCCAACACGTCCCTCGGAATCACTATGCCGCCAAAGGACTCGCAGACAGTATCAGAgatggatgagcaggagGACGCCCCCAAAACTGACGAGGTCGAAACCAAAGTTGAAAATGAAGACGTCGACATGCTGCAGACAGCTGAAGCTGGCCCAGAACCAGAAGCACCTGCTCCAAAAGACACAGAGGAGCCACTGGAGTCAAGTGGAGAATATGCCTCCATTGACAAAAGTGCAGAGAAACAACTTATGGAATCACTAGAAGGCCAATCGAACAAGCCAGCTGAGACAcaggccgaagaggaggatgcaAACCCAGAGGAATCCGCTATGAATGGACGCAAAAGATCGTCTGCATCCGCTGCGAACGAGGAGCAGCCGGAGACGGGACGAATGAAGAGCCGGCGGACTCGGGCTCGAGAATCCATTGTGGAAGGCGTCATACAAGCCGACGAGGTCGCCTTTGACCAGGAGAAATACTACGAGGACCGCCTGGAGGTGTTTGTCAATAATGATGATTGGATGTTCGGCACTCTAGATTCTCTCTTCTCAAAATTTGGTGTTGAAGCGCTTGGTAGCATTGAGAAGCTGAGGGAGAAAACATCAACAACCGACACCAGCGATCCGCCCGAAGACATTGAGGTCAGGCTGTTCCAAGACTTCCGGGGCATCATCAAAACTTGGAACGATGAGAAGTCCAAGTTGATGCACAGAAAAGATGATCTTTCCTCTTTGAAGGACATTCACGGCACAAGCAAGTCTGGCCTGGCCGTGTTCCTAGAGCATTCAAGAAAATCTTCTCGCAAACCCACTCTCGAAATGGAATTACCTTCGGGAGAAGAGCTGTACGCGTTTTCGGACACTGTCAACGGTGACTGGTTACACCCCCACGAGGTCTCGTACGAGTGGATCAAATGTCTGCTCATGCCAGAATTCGGCAAAGAAACCGCAGACTGGCCAGTCATGAAGTCCAGCTACGAGTCTTTTATTTGGCCTGAAGGCTTGAAGGAGACTGTGATGCAACTTTTGCTCAAAGAAGATCAATTTATCTACCAAAAGTCTTGTGATCTCGTCACCAGCCTCGAGCGTCGAATCTTCAGCTCTGAACCTGAAGCTCCCTTCCAGTACACAACGAGCGATTTCTCTTTGCTGGAGATGATTCAAAATGTTTACGAACTGCACCTGGACAAGTACGCCTCTGTCGACAATCCAAGCAGTGAGGCCAGCCAGGACACCAGGCTTGCACAACGAGACTGCCTATCAAGATGGGGCATGCTCGCTCGAACAGCGGTTAGTCACTTTCTCGATCATGGGCCGGCTGGTGAATGTCGTCAGAATATCATTCTTCGACATCTGTGGACATCAGTCTTCCACGTAAACCTTTCTGGCGAGGCCCAACGAGAACATGTCCTGCTCTGTCTTCAAGATCTGAAGCATATGCTACAGTCCATGGGTGACCCAGTCATTAACCTCGTGAACAACTTGATCATGACCGAGCTATCGGCTGCCGCCATAGATCATGAGGTCTTGAAGCTCAAGTGCATGGATTTCTTTGCCAAGGTGTTCAACTCGGAGACGGAGGACCCCGTGTCTCTCATTGAAGCTATTGAACCAATTCTTGAGCCGTCATTTATTGAGTATGATGAAGGCCCAGCTCAGGGTAATGACCCAAACCATCCGTCCTCAAATCTCAACGAGATGGCTTCTTTCTTGGATCGTGGTGATGCAACATTGCGGCTGTTCCTCTGGAGAAGATTGCAAGACTCATATCGAGCCATCGATTATTATCCGAAGGTTGTATCCTGCTATCTCCGCAGTATCGAATTGATCATGACAGAGATCGAAGCTGTGAAGCACAATGAAGAAGCCAGCGATCGGCGCCAGTTCGCCCTGCTGGGCTGGTTGAAGACACTCGATGGCATTATGACCAAAGCTATTCCGCTCATTCTTcaggaggcagagaaggcTTACGAATGTGTCGATATGGAGCACTTGCACGCTTCCATGTCGGCGGTGGCCCGTCTGGCAAGGCTGCTCCACAGCTTTGTGTTGTACGAGGATTCGGTGCGCGTCGGTCAGATTTCCGGACGTGATCTTCGAGGTGCTTTGGCAAAATCACTCGAAAACTTCAAAGAAAGGATGCGCGAAACTTATGTTCGCTGCTGGATTCTGTTGTACACTCTTTTCATTGAGGGAATTTCACAGAACAAGGAACTGTTCGACGAGCCCTTCGAAGATCGCATCCATTTCCTTCGGTCGGTGCACAGTGCCCTTGGCGTCAGATCCATGTGCAGATATTCGCAAAAGCGACTCCTCAAGCTCATCAAGTCGGAATTGCTCGACCACAAAACAAAAGGCGATTATGAATTTGACGTTTGTCAAGTGCTTTACGATCTTCATGGCATCAAATTCTCGCCCTTTGATGGGACGACTGATCATGGCTGCCCagccgagaagctggatcGCCCTACGGCTATCATGATGATTGACTTTGTGATGTCCCAAACCAACAAAATGAACATGAAGGATCTATCAAAGTCAGAGCTGAAAACTACAATCGAAAAAATGCAGCAGGCGATTGGCCCGGCGAAGCCATCTTCACAGACCCCGCAGCTGTCGTTCAACAGGCGCATCATCAATACGCACCTCAAGACCCCGATCAACCCCGCGAATCTTCTCCGAGCCGTTCAAGGAGTAGCGGAGCTTTCAACAACAATCGTGCCCACTGAGAATGCAAAGATAGCGGCGAAAGGCTGGTAtttccttctcggccatgcTACACTCACAAAGTTCCGCTCCCAAAAGCGACTCACCCCTGGATCTACAACGGAGCTCGATGATGCTATCACCTTCTTCAGGCAAGACTTAGATCATGGCTCGGGGAGATGGGAAACTTGGTACCGGCTTGCACAGGCCTTCGACTCcaagctggaagaggacATCACTTGGGCTGCGGACAAAATTAACAATAACCGTGCGGACTTGGCGACCACGCAGCGTCATGCGATTCACTGTTACGCGATGGCAGTCTCGACTGCAGTCAGAACTGCAGAGCCCACTGCCGAAACACGAACTCTCCTGTCTGACCTGTATGCCGACTTTGGTCTCCGCATGTACTCATCTTCCCGCGAGCCGCTATCTATGGGCCCATTCAGTCTTGCGGAATTCGATCGGCACTAcagcagcgaggagagcCAGAATATGTACAAGCAGAAACCATTCAAAGAAATGTCCCTGTATTCAGTGTGGTATTTCGCGAGCAACCTTCTCAAGAGAGCGATCGGAAATAGTTCGAAGCGATGGAT GGCTCATTACACACTTAGCAAGTGTCTCTGGAAGATGTTTAACAGCGATGACTCTGCGAGGACCACATCCAAGCGGGTCGAGATGCAGGATGTGCTGGACGCTCTTCTGGACGCGATTACTGCACTACCGCAGCGGAGGGATTCGCGCTCCGATCCCATCTTTGAGCCTCATTTCAAGCTCGTGTCTATTGTACACAAACTTGTGGTTCAAGGTAAATTAACG CCAGCTGAGGGGAGTAAGACTCTCCTTGCAACACCCTGGGCtcaaaagatcgaggcccCTACCGACATCCAGGGATGGAAGACGTATATTCTGGAGGTTATTCGGAAGTTCAAGAGTGCGGACAAGTCCAATTGGCACCATCGCATGAGTGCCAGG GCCGCCCATGTTATCTACGACGCCCAGAAAGACGCTACtgctgcagccgcagccaAGCAAGAGCTTTCTCAAATCTTCACCAAGACGTTGACTATTCAGGTCTGGCGACCCGAATTCGAACGACCAGGGAGACATTTCGTCTACACCACACGCTACGTTTACTTTTTCGTTGGCCTTCTGGACCAACTCGACGACCGGGTGAGCTTGGACCAGCTACTTCGCCGGGTGAGAAAGAAGCAGGGCGATTTCATCAACCACACCAAGCTGTGGGAGGACAGCTGCCTACTATACGCCAAGATGATCCGCAGAGCAGCCAAAATCAGGGAGGGCCACGAAGAGGGCGTGTTCAAGCCCATTGGCTGGGAGGAATTTTCCACCAAGACGGCCCGTCTGGAAACCCTCACTCAGCTTGTTCCAGAGAGCCAAGCACTCCTGGAACTGATCCGGGACTCGCTGGAGCTGAAAAAGCTCAATAACAACCTCATGAAGGTCACCATGTTCGAGGACCTCATCGCAGACCTTTACTCTCGCCTCTATGAGATCAACATGCCGCTTCTCATTGAGCAAGAGAACGAAGAAAACAAGGAAAAGATGAAGGTAGATCACCTCCTCATGGCGGGCGACGGTCCAGCTGAAACATCTACACCTTCGACCTCCGTCCCTGCGTCCGACGCACCTGCTCCCCGTGGCCGTACCAAGGGTATCGCCCGCCGCGACATTCAGAAACGAGCAGACACCATCGTCAACCTAAAGCTGGCGCCTCGCACCACGACGAGCAAGCTCACCGGTACCGGTGACACAGAGCAGCCCTCTACCGCGACTGCTGCCTCTAGTACTACTGCAACGGCTCCTACCTCGGCACCTCGTGACGTTTCTAAGCAAGCACCCACATCTGGGGATATGGATAGTGCACAGAATGGCGGTCCGAAGGACAGCGCAGATGACACGGAACTCAGCGAGGCGGACAGGCAGTCCAAGACAGCAGAGCAGAAGCTGGGCTCTACACCGAATCTGAACAAGAGCGACCCCGcctccgaggccgaagaTACAGGCAGTGGGAATGAGGCTGCTGACGAGCGAGATGGCGATGGTAGTGAAGATGAAGCTGGGAACGACCATGACAATGACAATGACAATGACGACGGTGACGGTGATGACGACGGTGACCAGGTAGCAACAGAGGTTGAGACAGATGCCctggaaggtgaagagggtgacggtgacggtgatggcgaGGGCGGAGAAGGCAGCAACGAGCctgaagacgaggagatgcaggacACCGAAGCGGAGCCGAAGCCAGGTGATGGAGACAAAGAGGACAAGGAAGGAGACAGCAATGTAACCGAGCAGTCAAGTGAATTTGCCAAGTCGAATGCCCCGGTCAAAAGCGAAGATTCTGGTGAACCAGAGCCGATGGATGTTACGCCGTCCGGGCAATGA
- a CDS encoding uncharacterized protein (ID:PFLUO_001734-T1.cds;~source:funannotate), which produces MVAPAVPEIHEEEDLYVAVDARTESLQSLRELGPPDLVYLVKQPKTSGTRQTGLYHHVTGIDASSSASLAAYVNTLTFSPLDKTHKVVSGIYCCYNAFSHLDMRVEVKIPGSLESYCIDERGDKRVATEALWLETFLCAVLRAYLYADDGSGDAIKKIVGVRRFNPVTNTEMEHKFLEAAEKLFFMGRQLSSDPETQVPNTVSNHLTSGLLKYIHTTGRYTSGINLFEKIRTRDVEVSSLLAKVQMMADEEVQAVRLMYDALQDVPMDYALLDEQASFCQSKGEGEMALECAKRAVTAAPSEFTTWARLAEVYVSLEQWDLALLTLNSCPMFTYQDKDTPRMPQPSRIMLPVLAESILDEIDEGQPKQGDPHDYVHPSLRKLHAAGYQGTFLKAYNLLTKIAAAIGWDQLLKVRSEVFVMEEEYRVERKHVPKPAETLDAETNGDGAEKDEEEGEEEEETGSVSGPVSAQEPAEESLSGNGEETQPETSIERPEQTVASEVVKSGNEDPVGDPSHETYSQFRNKRLCERWLDNLFMVLYEDLRIYTIWRTEMAQFRQQAMEYKKSATEWEILGELAERLDHFDESIEAYQNCLAIRFSPKAMRGLLKLYEQQNDTRGMLGALIRLIAWQYRWYSEFSPELLFMVRKLIEDEGAVKVRSIVQATNLPQPVLDLTHQYCQLCAMFRSSGSDA; this is translated from the exons ATGGTTGCGCCCGCTGTCCCCGA GATCCatgaggaggaggatctcTATGTTGCGGTCGATGCGCGAACAGAGTCGTTACAGAGCTTGCGGGAATTAGGTCCCCCAGACCTGGTGTATCTGGTCAAGCAACCCAAAACCAGCGGAACCCGACAG ACCGGCCTATACCACCATGTCACCGGAATCGAcgcttcatcctcggccagTCTGGCAGCCTACGTGAACACATTGACCTTCTCGCCCCTCGACAAAACACACAAGGTGGTTTCAGGAATATACTG TTGCTACAACGCCTTTTCGCATCTCGACATGCGGGTCGAAGTCAAGATCCCCGGAAGCTTGGAGAGCTACTGTATTGACGAGCGCGGTGACAAGCGTGTGGCGACAGAGGCGCTCTGGCTGGAAACATTCCTCTGTGCTGTCCTCCGCGCCTACTTGTACGCTGATGATGGAAGTGGGGATGCGATCAAGAAGATTGTGGGAGTGCGGCGGTTCAACCCGGTCACGAACACGGAGATGGAACACAAATTTTTGGAGGCGGCAGAGAAACTATTTTTTATGG GACGGCAATTGAGCTCCGATCCAGAAACCCAAGTTCCGAACACCGTGAGCAACCACTTGACCTCGGGTCTCCTAAAATATATCCACACAACCGGTCGCTATACATCTGGGATCAACCTGTTCGAGAAGATCCGGACTCGGGATGTGGAGGTGTCGTCACTTCTGGCGAAGGTTCAGATGATGGCAGACGAGGAAGTACAGGCTGTACGGCTGATGTATGACGCTCTGCAAGATGTACCCATGGACTATGCTCTGCTTGATGAGCAGGCCTCGTTCTGCCAAAGCAAAGGAGAAGGCGAGATGGCCTTGGAGTGCGCCAAGCGAGCTGTCACTGCTGCGCCGAGCGAGTTCACTACCTGGGCTCGTTTGGCCGAAGTCTACGTCAGTCTGGAGCAGTGGGACCTTGCACTTTTGACTCTCAATTCCTGCCCCATGTTCACGTATCAAGACAAGGATACCCCGCGTATGCCGCAGCCGTCTCGCATCATGCTTCCGGTCCTCGCGGAGAGCATTCTGGACGAAATTGACGAAGGCCAGCCGAAGCAGGGCGACCCCCACGACTATGTCCACCCATCTCTCCGGAAATTGCACGCAGCCGGATATCAAGGCACGTTCCTCAAGGCCTACAATCTGCTGACCAAGATCGCTGCCGCAATTGGTTGGGATCAACTGCTCAAGGTCCGCAGCGAAGTTTTTgtgatggaagaggagtaTCGTGTTGAGCGGAAGCATGTGCCCAAACCTGCTGAGACGCTTGATGCGGAGACcaatggcgatggtgctgagaaggatgaggaggaaggagaagaagaagaagagaccggCTCTGTGTCTGGTCCCGTGTCCGCACAGGAGCCTGCTGAGGAATCTCTCAGTGGTAACGGGGAAGAAACCCAGCCCGAGACGTCGATCGAGCGACCCGAGCAAACGGTGGCATCCGAAGTCGTCAAGTCTGGCAACGAAGAT CCGGTTGGCGACCCATCCCACGAGACGTACTCGCAGTTCCGCAACAAGCGCCTGTGTGAGCGTTGGCTGGACAACCTGTTCATGGTTCTCTATGAAGACCTTCGCATCTACACCATCTGGCGGACGGAGATGGCCCAGTTCCGGCAACAGGCAATGGAGTACAAGAAGTCGGCGACAGAGTGGGAGATCCTTGGCGAGCTTGCGGAGCGCCTGGACCACTTTGATGAGAGCATCGAAGCCTATCAGAACTGTCTTGCCATCCGGTTCTCTCCGAAAGCGATGCGCGGGCTCCTGAAGCTGTACGAGCAGCAGAACGACACGCGTGGGATGCTGGGTGCTTTGATTCGTCTGATTGCCTGGCAATATCGGTGGTACTCCGAg TTCTCACCTGAGCTCTTGTTCATGGTCCGCAAACTCATCGAGGACGAAGGCGCCGTCAAGGTCCGAAGCATTGTCCAAGCTACCAACCTGCCGCAGCCTGTTCTGGACCTCACACACCAGTACTGCCAGCTCTGTGCCATGTTCCGCAGCAGCGGTAGCGATGCTTGA